In the Acidobacteriota bacterium genome, GCGAGCCAGAGGAAGAGGAAGATGACGCGAAAGTCTCCCCTTAAGTCCACTGCAACATCGTACCCGATCCTTCTCAGCCTGAGAACAGTTCCGGCCACGTCAACGGGCCAGATCTCCCCTCCCCTTCTGGGGTCATACCAGGTGGCATCGAACGTATAGACATGATCGATGTAAGGATTTCCCTTGAAAATGGCCTTCGCACTTTCCCCTCCCAGAAGATCAATGCGCGCCTCCGGAAACTTCTTTCGGAGAGCGGCAATGGCAGGAGTCGCCATTAAAAGATCACCGATATGATCCAGCCTGACCAGAAGGATCTTTTCTATCTTTTCATGAGCATCGGACTTTCTATCCGCGAAAGCACCTGTCAGAAAGTGCTGGCTGAGGATCCGATAGACAGGAGCCAGGATCAGGTCCATCAGCCAGGCTATGATCCTGGCCTTCCTGCTATGATTTTTATAATCTCCGTAGAACCTCACGATGGATTAACCTTCATGCCTTTTTTTCATGGATCATCCTGTAAAGAGCGAGCGTTTTCTGGGCGGCCTCCCTCCAGGAAAACTGAGCGGCTCTCTTCAAGCCGGCTTCTCTCATTCCTATCCTCAAGCCCTCGTCCTGCAAGAGTGTTTCGATCTTTGCCACCAGTTCATCAGGCTTTTCTGGATTCACGTAAGCCGCCGCATCTCCGAGGATTTCAGGGATAGACGCCCTGCTTGAAGCTATGACCGGAAGCCCGCATCTCATCGCCTCCAGCGGAGGGATTCCGAAACCTTCGTAGAGAGATGGAAAGATGAAAAGCTCGGCATTTCGGTAATGAGCAACCAGATCATCATTCTCCAGATAACCTTTGAGAACTATCCTGCCCGAACGTATTAGCTTCTGAAAATCGCGATTGACAATAGAATCCAACCTATCGCTATCGGCGCCGACGATGACGAGCCCCAGATTCGCATACTTCCTCGATATTTTATCAAAAGCCTGGAGAAGAACGGGAACATTCTTCAGGGGGTTCAATCCTCCGACATAGAGGAGATAAGGCTTTGCAACATCAGGCCTTCCGGCTGGGAACGGCACCCCCGTCATGGAAACCTCCATTTGTCCTGCAGCTCTATGTTGCTCCCCAACTGGAAGATGATCGACCCCGTTATGGATAACCTCGATCTTCTCACCGGGTATCCCCAAGATCCGGATGATGTCGGCTTTTGTGTTGCTGGAGACAGCGATGATCCGGTCGACGAACCTCAAGAGGGAAAAATTCGTCCTGAAGACGAGTCTGTTCTTGCGAGAAGTGCTCCGCTTGAAGATGACCGGTATCAGATCATGAACGGTCTGAACAACGGCGACACCGCTTGGGACGAGGACCGGCGCGGCATAGAACGGAGTGTGGAAAAGATCAATCTCCCACTTTTTCAAGGCGGGATACCAGAGTAGCTGATCCCAGAAGATGATGTTCTTCGCCGGGCGCTTCAGGAGGACGGCTCGTCTCCTCATCTCGTCGGGAAGATCCTTAAATCCGATCTGTGAAAAGGCAAAGAAGATATACTCGTTCTCTCGATCGATCTGAAGGAGAGACAGGATAAGATTCCTTGTATATACCCCGATCCCCCTTGAACCACTTTCCGACTGAAGCACCCGAACGTCAATCCCTATCTTCATTTTCATCTCTTCTTCCCAGCGATAAGGGAAGCGTAAACTGCTTCCGTCTGCCGTACCATTTCGGCAGCGGAAAATCTTGTCCTGATGGCATCATAGGCATTTTTCGATAGAGTCAGCGCCAGCTTCCCATCCTTCATCAGAGCATGAATGGCCGCGGCAAGCTCTGCAGCATCGCCAGGTTTCACCAGCCACCCGTTTTCCAGATGCTGGATCATCTCTGGAACTCCTCCGACCCTGGTGGCAATGACCGGTACTCCATGGGCCATTGCCTCGAGAACCGAGAGCGGAAACTCCTCCCCAAAGGAAGGTAAGACAAAAATATCCGAGATGGAGAGATAGGTGGAAATATCTTTCTTATATCCCAGAAAATGGACCCTCCTCGAGTCAATGAGATTCTTGTATCTCTTCCAGAGATCAAGTCTCATTACTCCCTCGCCGATGATAAGGAAATGAACCTTGTTCTCTTCCCTGACCAGCTCCTCGGCAGCCTGAAGGAGTATGGGAATCCCCTTGCGTTCAGTGATCTCCGACACCGTTGTAACTATCGTGGAATCCTCATCGATGCCTGATCCTTCTAATTCACTGATGCCAGATATTGTCTTAATACTTCGCTGTCCTTCATGGCGCACTTCTTCCGGGATTTCTATGCCATTATAGATAACCGCTATTTTATCTGAAGGGATCGAATATCTCTGGATGAGCAGGCGGCGCCCATTCTCGCTTAAAGCTATTACCCTGCCCATGAACTTCGTCAGGAACCGCTTGACAATCCGGCTGTAAAACCTTTCGAGAGGAAAATAGGACGGTGCATGTTCCGTTTCCAGCGTGGCCGGGACTCCCGCCATGAAAGCAGCAATGAAGGTAAGCGTCGATTCACCAGGGGATGCGAGATGGACATGAAACAGGTCAGGCCCTTTCCGCTTCAGGAAGCGATAGAGTCTGACAAATTGGAGCCAGTCGAATTTTCCCTTGACGACGCAGTGCTCGATCTTCTCTTTTCTCGATATTATTTCCTCAACTTCTCTGTCAGATGCATCTCTTTTTTCGAGAGGAGATGGCTCTATCCCTTTCTGCAACGCCTCTGGCAGGACAATGGTCACGTCATGTTTCTCTGAAAGAGCCCTGCCCAGCATCTCCACATGCCTCATTAAACCTCCATGGACTTTCGGACATGCGTATAAAACGATCTTCATCGCTGTAACCTGAAATCAAGAAACGATATGATTGAAATCACCATCCTCTCCCGGCAAACAGTCTTTTCACCTTCCTAGTCATCCTTATGGCTCCCGGACTCATGAAGGAAGAGAAAAAGTAGATGAATGGTTTGAATCGAAGGGGGTTATTCTTCATGGCCATGATGAACTTACCTCGCGCTTTCTCCATCTCATGAGCGAGGAATAGCTTGTATCCCGATTCGAAGAAGATGATGCTGGTCTTTTCCTTTATCAGAGAGTAATGGTCCTTCCTGAGCTCAGGATTGCGCTGGATCGCTTTGTCCATCACTCTTAGTTCATACTCGCACATCAGTTCGGCATCCCTGCTCATATTTTCCGGGTGAAGCCTGACCCTGGCAAGAACCCGGTCGATGAAGCCTATTCTTTTCTTCCTCGCCAGCCGCAGGTAGAAATCGTAGTCTTCCACGGCCATAAGCTCCTCATCAAAGAGGCCAATCTCATCGAAGGACTCCTTCCTTGTAAGAATCGTCGGAATAGCAATGCAGTTGAAGAGAAAGAGATCGATAAACGGATCCCCTTCCCCTCTTTTAAAGCTGTCCGGGATGGGATGCCGCAGGAGGCTTCCACCGAAATACTCAAAGTCGGAAAAGACCATGGCAGCTTCTGGATGGGCATCGAGGAAGTTTTTCTGGAGTGCAATCTTTTCCGGGAGAAAGAGGTCATCGGCGTCGAGAAAGGCCAGGTATGAGCCCGATGCCAGCTTTATCCCGGAATTTCTGGCTGCCGCCAGCCCCCTGTTCTCCTGGAAGAAATATCTGATCCTCCCCTCATATTTTTTAAGAATGGAAGCCGTTCCATCAGTAGAGCCATCATCCACGACGATTATCTCGATCCCGGGGAAGGTCTGAGCAAGGGCACTTTCAAGAGCTTCTTCGATGTATCTCTCTGAATTGTATGCAGGTATGATGACGGAAACTTCAGGCAATCTCCACCTCACTGGTTCAGGCGCAGCCAGGATCTCTTGAATTCCCGGAGCGCGTCAAAGCCTCGCTTCCCCGTCATGGCGGCCATGAAATAGTAATATGGTCTCACCCTCCAGGGCTGCTCGATGATTGCATTCATGAAACTTCTCATTGCCTGCCCAACATCTCCTTTCCTAACTAATTCCAGGCCGTACTGAGTGTATAGGGAATTGAACCTGCGATGAACTCTTCCTCCCAGATCCCTTGCCCTCTCGGGGAAAAGTTCCACGATCTTCCGGATTACGCGGATCTCGTTGTCCAGGAGACGGCAGTAGTCCCTGCTCATGTTTGAGGGATGCACCCTGTACATGGCAAGCATCATGTCCACATAGCCTATCTTGTAATGAGCCGAGATGCGCAGCCAGAGGTCGTAGTCTTCTACGGCGGTCAGGGTCTCATCGAAGAGCCCTACCTCATCGAGACACTTCTTTCGGATCATGACCGTCGGCATGACGAGGAAATTCCCCATGAAGAGCCTTCGAAAGCAATGGCCTGTGCAAATCCTTTCCTCTTTCAGAATGGATTCCCGCAGGACATTCTTTCCGTCGAAAGCTCTGGCGTCTGAGAAGACGATCCCTACGTCGGAGTCCTCGCTGATGACCCGCAGCTGGGCTTCGAGTTTCAAGGGAAGCCAGATATCATCGGAATCGAGAAAAGCCAGATACTTCCCGGTCGAGACCTTTATCCCGGTATTTCTCGCCGCGGAGAGCCCCATATTCTCCTGATAGATGTAACGGATCCTGTCTTCATATTTCCTCAGCACTTCCACCGTGTCGTCCGTAGATCCATCATCCACCACAATGACTTCGAAATCTCCATAGGTCTGCGCAAAGATGCTCTCGAGGCAGGGATCGAGGAAGCGGGCATAGTTATATGTGGGGACTATGACACTCACTCCTGGCATTGCTCACTCATCATTCAAAGTATCGTTCATTCCTCTTTCCCGACAGAAGGCCCTGCCGACAGGAAGACGCTCCTCAGGAGCTTTCCATCTTCCGGGGTGAAGAATCTGAGAATGACAGCAACGGCGATATAAGCGATCATACCAACCAAAATGATAGCAGGAAGCCATATATTTTTCTCTCTGAGAAAAAGGACAGGAATTGCCATAATGCTGCAGGAAATCAACGCTTTGACGATCGGTTTCACAACCGCGATCCTGCAGATATTCTTCACGACATAAATGAATGCGATCATTGATGTGATGAGATCAGTGGCAATGGTGGCTGCGGCGGCCCCCAGATAGGAGAAGCGCGGGATGAGAAAGAGGTTCAGTAATATGTTGAAGATAACGCCTCCGGTCGCCGTCCATGCATAAAAACGGCTCCCCTTCAGGTCAGCATTCAACAGGATGGTCCCGAATGTGGCTCCGAAGAAAACGATGGCCGTCGTCAGAGCAAGAAGTGCGAAAACGGTGGCAGCCTCCTGGAATCTTCCCTCATAGAGGAATCGGATGATCGATTCTGCAAGGAGGGAGCTGCCGACCGCTACGGGGGTTCCGAAAAAGATAAGATATCTTGCGCTCCTTTCTCCCAGCTCTTTCAGTGCCGCACGATCTCGCGCGAAATGTTTCGAGAAAGCAGGAGCGGATGCTCCCATCAGTGCCCAGATCAGGAAATGGAAATATCCCATCATCCTGTATGCCACGCTGTATATACCCACATCGTAATAGTTCTTCATGTACTTCAGCATGATGAGATCAACTCGATTGTAAATGACGTACATGGCAACGCCGAAGCCGATTGGCACTGCGGATGTTATGAGATATTTCCAGATTTTCCAATCAACGCCGACCTGGAATACGATCCCCTCTCTCCTTCCGCAGAGGTAATAGGCCCATCCGGCTGGAATGGCCCATACGAGATGGAGTGAGGCAAACCAGACGACGCCGAATCCGAACTGAATGAGGATGAGCCCGGTGATGGAGATGAGAGCAGTGCTGGCCGTTGAGATGATGCTCCCGTAGTACATCCTCTCGAAAGCGTTGAGGATACTCTGATAGGTTGAGCCGAAGGCGATGATAACCTGGGCAAGCCCGTAAAGGTAAATGGCCATCAAGACTTCTCTCTGGAATCCCGACAGGTTGGCCGCCGCGACGATGACTATAAAGACGGTCATGGAGATGAGTAGCCTGAGGGAAAGAACATTCTTGAGAAATTGATCTGAAAGCCCTCTGTTTCGCGAGACCTCTCTGACGGTGACGGTGGAGAGGCCGAAATCGGAGAAGATGTTGAAGAGCTCGGCAAAGGCGGCAGCAAAGGTCAACTGTCCAAGCCCTTTCTCCCCCAGATGCCTCGCCAGAAAAACCATATACAGGAAGCTTATGATCTTGATGAGGAGCTGCGAGGAGAGGATGGCAGTTGTATTTCTCCCTAATCTGATGTCAGCGTCTTCCATATTCATATTCCATTCATTTCAAGAGGCTCCCTTTGATCTTCAGGAACAGTTCCCTGTCATAATCGAGGATCTGAAATTCATAAATATTTTGCGGCCTGAAGCCCTGAAGCTCCATGAACCGCCGTTCCATCGTCTCTATGACGGCCCTTGCCTTTTCGACCTCCCCCTTGTCGATATGATTCAACGCAAGGAGAACGGAACTTTTAAAGAAGTACGGTTCGATCTTCAGACTGTTCATGATCTCCCGTTCCGCATTGTCGAAATCCTTTATCCTCCTGTAGAGCAATGCCATTGAATAGCTTATGAATGGATCCTTTGGCGACAGCTCTTTCGCCTTCCTGTAGTAAGAAACGGCACGACTGAGGGCCAGATCAGAAGCAGATCCCAGTCCATTGAGCTCTCTTAGGAGACGAGCCATATCTTCGAGATAGGAAGCTTTGAGCCTGTTGAGCGAAATGGCTCTGGCAAAGTCCTCTTCACACACGATGAACGTCTCTTGCGACAGTCCATCTTTCTGCAGTCTCCTCAGCTCGATACGACCCCTCTGATTGTAATAGTCGGGATGGATGGGATTGAAAAAAAGCGCCAGATCAAAATATTCAAGAGCTTTCACCGAATTGTCAGATGATTCCCGCAGAGCCCTTTGACTGAAAAAATGACCCATGAACGGCGAAAGTACCGCCAGATAGTAAATGAAGAAGAGCGGCAATAGAAACAGCAGAATGAAAGAACTTCTCTTTACCGGACATGAGATCGGAATCCTGAATGAATCCTTTCGCAGTATTTCATGAAGGCCCACGCCGGCAAGGATGGCAAGGCTCATATAGAGAGCCGGTCTGTTTGTAAGATTATCAAAGAGCGCCTGCACTAAAAGTGCCACAAAAATGGAGAGAAGGAGCGGCTTCAGAAAAGGATCTTCCTCCGATCCCTGTAACACTTCGTCCCTGAAACCTTTTCTTCCGATGACTCTGAAGAGAATCATGAGTAGCGCAAGAAAGAGAATGATAAAGCCGATAACCCCAAGCTCGATGAGAACAAGGATGTAATCGCTGTGCGGAGTCGAAAAATATCTCCCATATTGTATGGGGCTCGATAGCTGAGGGAAATTATAATTGAGGGAATGATACTTGAACATTCCGGGTGCGATACCGAAAATAGCATAATCCGAGAAGATTTCCAGGCTAGCCTTCCATATCCTGATCCTCTCGTATCTGTAAATGTCAAGGCCGCCGGCAAACCTCTGGACCAGGAGGAAGAGGCCAGCCAGTGCGACCGAGGTGAGAAGGATGCAGGCGATTATGGTTTCCATCTTCTTCATTTTCTTACGAAGCATGAAGATGAGAAAGGCAGAGGCTGCGATGAAGGAAAGGAGCGCACCTCTCGACGAGGTGATCATAAAAGAAACGAGGATAATCAGCAGCGCCGGGATAAGAAACGCTGAAGAAAGTTTCTCCCTGTGCTTCAGAAGGAAAAAAGAACCGATGAAGAGTCCCATGGAGAGGTAGGCGGCGAGATGATTCGGGTTCAGGAAATAAACAGCCGTCCTTTTGAAGCCCCCCTGAATGAAGAAGACGATGGATAATAGCGACTGCAGCATGGTGCTCAGGAAAAAGCTCATGAGGACGGCCTTGCCGAAACTCCTCTTTTCAGAAAAATGAAGCGAGAGCATGAAGAGCATGAAAAAGATGACGATCTCCCAGAGAGATAGAAGAGAAGCGTAAAGGTAAGGAGAGAAGAGGGACCGGATGAATAGATAGATGAAAAACGGAATTAGAGTGACCAAGAAGTGCGGCACCGCGATGGTAACAGGCTTTTCCCGGATTGCTTCAAGACCTGCATAGCCCAGGAAAACGAAGACTAAGGTATGGATGACAAATAGGGAACCTGCTCTCGCTCCCCCTTCGTAGAATGGAAGAAAGAAGATAAGGAATGAAAATGCGAGAAGCAGAAAAAGAATGTCTCTACATTCTGATTTCATCTTCATCTCTTTTCTGTACCGCCTTTCAAAAGAGTCCAGATCGTATCTCTCCTCGCCTTGTAATGCTCATCTGCAGGATAGAGGGAGGCCGCCTTTGAAATGGAGATGTAAGCCTGTATTGGGTCTCCTGATAGAAGATGAATATCGGAAGCCACGCGATGGTAGTAAGGGATGAAA is a window encoding:
- a CDS encoding glycosyltransferase family 1 protein, which gives rise to MKMKIGIDVRVLQSESGSRGIGVYTRNLILSLLQIDRENEYIFFAFSQIGFKDLPDEMRRRAVLLKRPAKNIIFWDQLLWYPALKKWEIDLFHTPFYAAPVLVPSGVAVVQTVHDLIPVIFKRSTSRKNRLVFRTNFSLLRFVDRIIAVSSNTKADIIRILGIPGEKIEVIHNGVDHLPVGEQHRAAGQMEVSMTGVPFPAGRPDVAKPYLLYVGGLNPLKNVPVLLQAFDKISRKYANLGLVIVGADSDRLDSIVNRDFQKLIRSGRIVLKGYLENDDLVAHYRNAELFIFPSLYEGFGIPPLEAMRCGLPVIASSRASIPEILGDAAAYVNPEKPDELVAKIETLLQDEGLRIGMREAGLKRAAQFSWREAAQKTLALYRMIHEKKA
- a CDS encoding glycosyltransferase family 4 protein, with product MKIVLYACPKVHGGLMRHVEMLGRALSEKHDVTIVLPEALQKGIEPSPLEKRDASDREVEEIISRKEKIEHCVVKGKFDWLQFVRLYRFLKRKGPDLFHVHLASPGESTLTFIAAFMAGVPATLETEHAPSYFPLERFYSRIVKRFLTKFMGRVIALSENGRRLLIQRYSIPSDKIAVIYNGIEIPEEVRHEGQRSIKTISGISELEGSGIDEDSTIVTTVSEITERKGIPILLQAAEELVREENKVHFLIIGEGVMRLDLWKRYKNLIDSRRVHFLGYKKDISTYLSISDIFVLPSFGEEFPLSVLEAMAHGVPVIATRVGGVPEMIQHLENGWLVKPGDAAELAAAIHALMKDGKLALTLSKNAYDAIRTRFSAAEMVRQTEAVYASLIAGKKR
- a CDS encoding glycosyltransferase, whose product is MPEVSVIIPAYNSERYIEEALESALAQTFPGIEIIVVDDGSTDGTASILKKYEGRIRYFFQENRGLAAARNSGIKLASGSYLAFLDADDLFLPEKIALQKNFLDAHPEAAMVFSDFEYFGGSLLRHPIPDSFKRGEGDPFIDLFLFNCIAIPTILTRKESFDEIGLFDEELMAVEDYDFYLRLARKKRIGFIDRVLARVRLHPENMSRDAELMCEYELRVMDKAIQRNPELRKDHYSLIKEKTSIIFFESGYKLFLAHEMEKARGKFIMAMKNNPLRFKPFIYFFSSFMSPGAIRMTRKVKRLFAGRGW
- a CDS encoding glycosyltransferase, which gives rise to MPGVSVIVPTYNYARFLDPCLESIFAQTYGDFEVIVVDDGSTDDTVEVLRKYEDRIRYIYQENMGLSAARNTGIKVSTGKYLAFLDSDDIWLPLKLEAQLRVISEDSDVGIVFSDARAFDGKNVLRESILKEERICTGHCFRRLFMGNFLVMPTVMIRKKCLDEVGLFDETLTAVEDYDLWLRISAHYKIGYVDMMLAMYRVHPSNMSRDYCRLLDNEIRVIRKIVELFPERARDLGGRVHRRFNSLYTQYGLELVRKGDVGQAMRSFMNAIIEQPWRVRPYYYFMAAMTGKRGFDALREFKRSWLRLNQ
- a CDS encoding flippase, whose translation is MNMEDADIRLGRNTTAILSSQLLIKIISFLYMVFLARHLGEKGLGQLTFAAAFAELFNIFSDFGLSTVTVREVSRNRGLSDQFLKNVLSLRLLISMTVFIVIVAAANLSGFQREVLMAIYLYGLAQVIIAFGSTYQSILNAFERMYYGSIISTASTALISITGLILIQFGFGVVWFASLHLVWAIPAGWAYYLCGRREGIVFQVGVDWKIWKYLITSAVPIGFGVAMYVIYNRVDLIMLKYMKNYYDVGIYSVAYRMMGYFHFLIWALMGASAPAFSKHFARDRAALKELGERSARYLIFFGTPVAVGSSLLAESIIRFLYEGRFQEAATVFALLALTTAIVFFGATFGTILLNADLKGSRFYAWTATGGVIFNILLNLFLIPRFSYLGAAAATIATDLITSMIAFIYVVKNICRIAVVKPIVKALISCSIMAIPVLFLREKNIWLPAIILVGMIAYIAVAVILRFFTPEDGKLLRSVFLSAGPSVGKEE
- a CDS encoding O-antigen ligase family protein encodes the protein MKSECRDILFLLLAFSFLIFFLPFYEGGARAGSLFVIHTLVFVFLGYAGLEAIREKPVTIAVPHFLVTLIPFFIYLFIRSLFSPYLYASLLSLWEIVIFFMLFMLSLHFSEKRSFGKAVLMSFFLSTMLQSLLSIVFFIQGGFKRTAVYFLNPNHLAAYLSMGLFIGSFFLLKHREKLSSAFLIPALLIILVSFMITSSRGALLSFIAASAFLIFMLRKKMKKMETIIACILLTSVALAGLFLLVQRFAGGLDIYRYERIRIWKASLEIFSDYAIFGIAPGMFKYHSLNYNFPQLSSPIQYGRYFSTPHSDYILVLIELGVIGFIILFLALLMILFRVIGRKGFRDEVLQGSEEDPFLKPLLLSIFVALLVQALFDNLTNRPALYMSLAILAGVGLHEILRKDSFRIPISCPVKRSSFILLFLLPLFFIYYLAVLSPFMGHFFSQRALRESSDNSVKALEYFDLALFFNPIHPDYYNQRGRIELRRLQKDGLSQETFIVCEEDFARAISLNRLKASYLEDMARLLRELNGLGSASDLALSRAVSYYRKAKELSPKDPFISYSMALLYRRIKDFDNAEREIMNSLKIEPYFFKSSVLLALNHIDKGEVEKARAVIETMERRFMELQGFRPQNIYEFQILDYDRELFLKIKGSLLK